The genomic window AACACGTGTACTTACATATCGCATAGCTTATTTAATGAGTCAAGGAGTAGACGCCTTTAATATTTTGGCATTAACCTTTACAAATAAGGCAGCACGTGAAATGAAAGGTAGAATAGCTGATATTGTTGGTAATAGTGAAGCTAAAAACCTTTGGATGGGTACGTTTCACTCTGTGTTTGCTAAAATCCTTCGGTTTGAAGGACATCATTTAGGTTTTCCAAGTAACTTTACCATTTACGATACTCAAGATGCACAAAAGCTTATCGGTTCTATTATAAAAGAAATGGGACTCGATAAGGACATCTACAAAACCAAGCAGGTTTATGGTCGTATTTCTTCATATAAGAATAGCCTCATTACAGTTAAGGCCTATTTTAGAAATCCAGAGCTCATGGAGGCAGACGCAATGGCTCGCAGGCCGAAAATGGGAGAAATCTACAAAGAATACGTTGACCGTTGTTTTAAAGCAGGTGCAATGGATTTTGACGATTTGTTATTAAGAACTAACGAGTTGTTGACGCGTTTTCCTGCAGTTTTAGCACAATATCAAGATCGTTTTAGATATATTTTAGTGGATGAGTATCAGGATACTAACCATTCGCAGTATCTTATTGTTAGGGCCTTGTCTGATCGTTTTCAGAACATTTGTGTTGTAGGTGATGATGCGCAAAGTATCTATGCCTTCCGTGGTGCTAACATTAATAATATCCTTAATTTTCAAAAGGATTATGACGATGTAAAAGTCTATAGATTAGAGCAGAACTACCGTTCTACAAAGATGATTGTAGGAGCTGCCAATTCTGTTATAGAACACAATAAAACCAAGCTTGATAAAATTGTTTGGACAGCTAATGATGTCGGAGAGCAGGTCATTGTGCATAGAACTATGACAGATGCAGACGAAGGTCGCTATGTGGCTAGTACTATTTGGGAAACCAAGATGAATAAGCAATTACAGAATAGCGATTTTGCTGTGCTTTACAGAACAAATGCACAGTCTCGTGCTATAGAAGATGCTTTAAGAAAGCGTGATATTCCATATAGAATTTATGGCGGATTATCTTTCTATCAACGTAAAGAGATTAAAGATGTAACGGCTTATTTACGTTTAATTTTAAATACTTCAGACGAAGAGGCTTTAAAAAGAGTTATTAATTATCCAGCAAGAGGCATTGGTCAGACTACAGTAGATCGTTTGGTTGTTGCGGCTAATGCTACAGGAAAGACTATCTATGACATTATGAAAGATATTGATAGTGTATCTATCAATATTAATAATGGTACCAAAAACAAGCTAAAAGACTTTGTGACGTTGATAGAAAGTTACAAGGTTATGAACCAAAATGCCAATGCCTTTGAATTGGCAGAACACGTTACTAAAACCAGTGGTCTTATACGTGAGTTAGGCAAGGATGGTACACCAGAAGGCGTTACCAAAATGGATAACGTTCAAGAATTATTGAATGGTATTAAAGATTTTGTTGAAGGGCAGATAGAAGTTGCGGATAGCACAGGTTCTTTAGCAGAATTTTTAGAAGATGTAGCTCTGGCAACAGATTTAGATGGTGATAAAGGCGATCCTAATCATGTGGCTTTAATGACTATTCACTTAGCAAAAGGTCTAGAATTTCCTCATGTGTTTATTGTTGGTATGGAAGAAGATTTATTTCCAAGTGCCATGAGTATGAATACCAGAAGTGAGCTTGAAGAAGAGCGTCGTTTGTTTTATGTAGCATTAACGAGAGCTGAAGCACAGGCATACCTTACCTATACAGTATCGCGCTATCGTTGGGGAAAACTAATTGATGCGGAACCAAGCAGATTTATTGAGGAAATTGATGATGAGTTTGTAAACATTACAACTCCATT from Winogradskyella sp. MH6 includes these protein-coding regions:
- a CDS encoding ATP-dependent helicase, whose protein sequence is MEKYLSQLNDAQLAPTIQKDGPMIVIAGAGSGKTRVLTYRIAYLMSQGVDAFNILALTFTNKAAREMKGRIADIVGNSEAKNLWMGTFHSVFAKILRFEGHHLGFPSNFTIYDTQDAQKLIGSIIKEMGLDKDIYKTKQVYGRISSYKNSLITVKAYFRNPELMEADAMARRPKMGEIYKEYVDRCFKAGAMDFDDLLLRTNELLTRFPAVLAQYQDRFRYILVDEYQDTNHSQYLIVRALSDRFQNICVVGDDAQSIYAFRGANINNILNFQKDYDDVKVYRLEQNYRSTKMIVGAANSVIEHNKTKLDKIVWTANDVGEQVIVHRTMTDADEGRYVASTIWETKMNKQLQNSDFAVLYRTNAQSRAIEDALRKRDIPYRIYGGLSFYQRKEIKDVTAYLRLILNTSDEEALKRVINYPARGIGQTTVDRLVVAANATGKTIYDIMKDIDSVSININNGTKNKLKDFVTLIESYKVMNQNANAFELAEHVTKTSGLIRELGKDGTPEGVTKMDNVQELLNGIKDFVEGQIEVADSTGSLAEFLEDVALATDLDGDKGDPNHVALMTIHLAKGLEFPHVFIVGMEEDLFPSAMSMNTRSELEEERRLFYVALTRAEAQAYLTYTVSRYRWGKLIDAEPSRFIEEIDDEFVNITTPLKEQRFNPMLDASIFGDVEPNKVRFSKPKTPKFKKKETKKPEKFQISTPKKLKPVSQTNTGANLFDTKLTVGNIVNHQRFGRGEVLKIEGAGGDLKAEIKFEGGTTKKLLLRFAKLEIIS